Below is a genomic region from Pan troglodytes isolate AG18354 chromosome X, NHGRI_mPanTro3-v2.0_pri, whole genome shotgun sequence.
tggtggctcactcctgtaatcctagtactttaggaggccaaggtgggaggatcgctttggcccaggactttgagaccagcctgggtaacagagcgagactttctTGACAAAACCTAAAAAAATTAGTGGatcatgatggtgcatgcctgtagtcacagcttctctggaggctgaggacggaggattgcttgagcccaggagttcaaggctgcactgagctatgatcatgccactgcactctagcctggacagagcaagaccaccatctctagaagaaacaaacaaacaaataaaacccaacAACTGGAAACATCCTCCTCTAGAACGGGGGTCAGGAACTCCTGTCTGCCTTGTTCCCTGACGTCgctccagcacctagaacagcgcTCAGCACGAGGACGCACTCATTAgtgttttgttgaataaatgactcctttgacacagcaattccacttctaagaatctttcctaaagaaatatgcacacacgtgcacagagCTGTGTGCACAATAATGGCACGAGCAAACAACTGGGGAACGTTTGCAAAGGTTTATTAACTGTCAGTGACTGCTACAGGGGAATCGGATGAGGGGAGTACATGCTGACCAGGAAACAGAGTGAGGGGAGCTTGACCAGGACGCATGGCAATGGGAAAAGCAGATGGGAGATGCTTATACTGgtacttggtgtgtgtgtgtgtgtgtgtgtgtgtgtgtgtggtgtggtgtgtgtgtgtggtgtggtttgtgtgtgtgtgtgtgtaaatgcagaggaaaaaatctgaaattaaacACTCAGAACTGCCCTCAGTAGTCACatctggggagagaggagggtaaTGCTGTTCCATGCAGAGGTAACCGACAATACTTGTTTTCTAAGGTAGGTGCATGGATACACAAACCAAAATATGCATTAAGTATGTCTTGCTCATCaatgaaaatgttaatatctGACAGAATGACACAGTGTAAGAAAATACAACGTAAACGCTAACATCGTACTCTTGGCACACTAAGAAAAATGACGCTTAACTTTTCACCGTTGTGAACACTTGCTTTCACTTGCTATGCACCTGATGACGAGGGGTCCGCAGCCATGCCCATGTTCGTGAAAGGTCACCACGTTCTGCTTCTCATCATGGGCATGTGTCGTAtccctgaggctgaggcaagaagagagaaggaaataagTGGCAGTGAGTTCCCACCACGTGGCAACTCAATCTCAACTCCTCCTGACCTGCAGACCCTGCACACTCCGATTCTGCCCTATCTCAGGACCTGCACACACCTTCCACGGTTCCTCGAAGTGAACCATCTGTTCATGCCACAGTGACTTCCTCACCTGGGTTATCAATTCCTAGGCTAGAGAAAGGTGTGGCCCGCATATCAGGGCTTACCTGGGGTTTGGGACCCCACAGCATCCTGGGTAGGGAGGATCCCTGGATATATACAGGGCAGGGAGTAGAAAGAGCATGGGAAATCTCATCGTTCAGCCTCAATGCTGTACAGTAGAAAATTATAAGAAGGGAATGATTTGGGGAGCAAGTGACAGATGGGATACCAGTATCATAACAGAATAGCACATCTGCAGGGATGTGGGGGATGAGTGGAAGGTTCTCTTACGGAGTTACTCGTCATCTTCCTCAGGGTCGCTGATCTCTTCATAAATCACCAGCTGCTTTCTCTCACGCAGTCTGTGGGTCCAGGCATGTTCCCGCCTTTTGGGTCCTATGATGGAGAATAGTTGGAAAGTGAGGGTTGGGTAGGTTGGAGAGTGTTAGGCTCTGTTTACTCAAAAAAAGGAGATGCCTGCTTCCTCCCAAGTGCCCATGGGCCTTCTTCATCCAGTTTTTCACATTCTCTGGCTTAGAGAGGCTGAGACCTTAGATCCACACCAACATAGGCCAAATGCCAATTAAAGTTTTAGCTTCTGGCTCCTTCCCTTCTCAGGCTTAGATTCCCAACCTCTTCACTTACGGGAACATTCCCCCATACCTCCTTTCATCCAGCACGTATTTGTTAAGGCCACACAGGCGTACCTTGTTTTGTTGCACCTCATGTTCATACTGCTTCGCAGatgctgcaatttttttttttaattctcaccaATTTTAcacttttccattattattatatctgctaTAGTGATCTGTGATCGGTGAGCTTTGATATTATTACTgcaattgtttttattgttttttagtgttttaaaataatttttgttctttattttgtgGGTACGCAGTAGGTGTATAttcttatggggtacatgagatgctttgatacaggcatgcaatgcatgataatcacatcatggaaaatagggtatccatcctcaagcatttatccttgtgttacaaacaatccatttacacttttagttttttttaatgtacaattaagttattattgactataatcaccctgttCTGTGTAATTGTTTGGGGGGTGGGTACCAGGAACTGCACCCATAGAATATGACAAACTGAATCGAccaatgttgtgtgtgttctgactgctccaccgatGAGCTGTTCCgcgtctctcttccttttcttgggcctccctatttcctgagacacagCAATACTGAAATGAGGATTATTAACAACCTTACAATGGCCgctaagtgttcaaatgaaaggaagagtcacatgtctctcactCTAAATCACAAGCTAGAAATGgctaagcttagtgaggaagcatgctgaaagccaagacaggctgaaagctaggcctcttgcaccaaacagccaagctgtgaatgcaaaggaaaagttcttgaaggaaataataatactaatactccagtgaacacacgataagaaagcaaaactgcCTTACTGCTCAAATAGAGAAAGTCTGAGTGGTCAGGATAGAAGAcgaaaccagccacaacattcccttaagccaaagtctaATTCAGAGCAAGACCAGAACTCTCTTCAAGTCCATGAAtgctgagagaggtgaagaagctgcaggAGAAACAtgtgaagctagcagaggttggttcatgaggtttaaggaatgAAGCCgtttccataacataaaagtgcaaggtgaagcagcaaaccctgatggagaagctgcagcaagttatccagaagatctagctaagatcactgtTGAAGGTGGCTACacgaaacaacagattttcagtgtagataaaatagccttctattggaaggagATGCCTTCTagaactttcatagctagagacgATTCACTTcaactttgaaagaagttctaaagTGGCTAAATGCTATCGAATAGCATCACATACTACAGAGAAATCCTTCATGAAACGGAGAGCTAATCGATGTGGCAAATTTCACTGTTGTGttcttttaagaaactgccacagccactccacccttcagcaaccaccaccttgatcagccagcagccatcaacaccgaggcaagaccctccaccagcaaaaagagtgtgactcactgaaggctcagaagattgttagcatttttaacaaagaattatttttaaattaaggtatatacatttttagacaCAACGCTATCGCACACTTAGTAGACTACACTATAGTATAAACATAATGTTTTTATGCGCtgccaaaccaaaaaacaacgtgtgtgactcactttattgcagtggtctggaactgaacctgcagtATCTCTGAAGTACACCTGTATTGGGTAACAGGCATGGCATTGAGCTGAGTCTTAATCAGGTAATGATCCCAGGTAATCACAGATAGAATTGCTTGAGCACCTTTCATGTCATCAGGCCTTCTAGATTAAATTTAATGTCTCCAAACAATTTATGAACTATGATTCCTTATTTCCATCTTACGGACTAGGAATCTGGAGCTGAGAAAATCTGAAAGACTTGCCCCAAGTCACATGGTTTTTTCTATGGGTGACAAATCAAGTCTGTCTCTGGAAGTCATGTCTAACATCTCATCTGGAGCTGGGTGAGCTCCTCAGCCCAGTCTGGACCCAGGGTTATCTGGGATCCATGCCACACACCCAGTCCATATACCTGAACATCGCCAGGGAAGCCAGAGGGATTGTTCCTGAATTGCTTCCTCTTACCAGATCTCTCGTGAATCTTCTCAGAGGTAGTTGGTTTTCCCGGGGGGCACAGCTGTTTCCCATCATTTTGTGGGCCAGATGCTTCTGGCACTTCCTCCGAATCATTTCCTTCCTCTGCTGGCTTCTTGGGCATGATCTTTATAATGTGAAGATCACAGATAAATAGTATCAGTGACATATCTATAGTGCTTTTGAGCTTACAAAGGGTCTTCACATGCATTAGCTTATTCAATGTTCTCAACAACACTGGGAGAGTTACACAGGCCTAAATTAGGAGAAACCTGGGAGGGGAGgttagaagggaaaggaatggccTAAGTGAATATGGTTTCCATGGATAGAATGCTTATCTTCCCACTCTTTTAGGACTGACATTCTTGCAAACAGCAAAAATCTCCATGTAATTGAGAGTGTGATATACAGATGATTTGGAGAAGAGTAGCATTCTAAGAATTCACAAGGTCTACAAAGGGAAGAGGTTCTGTAAAATACAAGGGATCCCATATAAGCTTGTAGACAGCTGCTGGGAGAGTAAATGTAAAAACATAGGGAGGCGACAAAACACTGCTGGGAAAGATGGTGTGGGGAGATGAAtacagggaagggagagggaaagaaatgGTTTGCCGAAATTAATCTAGGCAGCAAACAAAGCAGTACCAGATATGACATACTACCCTACCGAGGCACCAACATTGAATGTGGAATTCAGTGAGGTGGTACCCATACCAATTCTGGTTGCATTGGGATGTGTCACTGACCAACAATCTtaagctactttttttttctttctttctttctttctttttttttttttttttttttttttgagacggagtctcactgtgtcgccagaCTGGGGTGccgtggcatgatatcggctcaagGCAACATCCGACTCCCgcgtttaagcgattctccttccttagcctccagagtatctgggactacaggcaggcactacCACGCCccgctaagttttgtatttttagtagagacacggtttcaccatgttgggtaggatggtctcgatctcttgacctcgtgatctgcccgcctcagcctcccaaagcactgggattacagtcgtgagccaccgcgcccggctcttaAGCTACTTTTAATTCAGCTTCCTCCCTTATGAAATAGTGAACCATACATGTCAAATAGCCTACAGTAAAGCCCTCTCTGAGCTTGTAAACACTGTTTAaatgtagtaataataacaattaatacCTTTCACAATCCTTCTTTGAATTCAGTCTCCACACTGGCAACCCAACTCCCAGATCCCTTTACCCTCCAAACCAGAGTTGAATCTGCACTTGTGGGATCACTCATTCAGGGGCCTCCGAGGGATCCCCTGGGCTAGGACTGGGCCTTCCCAGATGCCCCAGGTGCAGACAAGGcactcaaggagctcacagtagGGAGGGGCCGACAATCAAAGCGATTCCTAAGCCATGCAAGTGGCCCCAGCAACACAGCAGAGACCAGATGGTCCTTCCTGTTGAGAGAGTGGGTGTCTCAATGGAAGCACCAGCAGGCCCTATGGGGTGAAGCCCTAGTGAGCAACATCTGAACTTCATAAACAAATGCAAATGTGAATGAGCTTTAAATGGCTTGGAGCTCTGGATTAGACTACCACTGCCACTGCGCCCCAGGAAAATTCTTTAACATCTCTGTACCACGATagcctcattttattattatgttgctGATAACTATGATCTAAAACATGAACTATAATTCTTTACTTCCATTTCATGGACCAGGAATCTGGAGCTCAGAGAACTTAGAAGATTTGTGTCAAGTCACATGGCTTTCATATGGATGAAAACTGAAGTGTGTGACTCATTATTATTTGGAGATAATAGAAACAATGTCTtcttaaggattaaataaattaatccatGTGAACTGCTTGAAATAGTATCTGGCATCactatgaaaacaaaagaagtatTAACAATCGCAACTGTTGGTACTATCAAGCCGTCGGTGCTACATCAGGTGTTGTGATAGACATGGGGAGAAGAAGGCAGTGAGGGCATTTTTGATATTCTCCCACTCTTACCAGTGTTCGCATCCGTGGAGGGACAAAGGTTCTCTGGTCCTTTAGATCTGAGAGACACTCACCTTCGGGGAGATTCCCTGGAGCCTGCCGAAAGTCATCTGAGGACGTTCAACTGAAAGAGAATAcatcagaatttttctttgttggtaAAGGTTTCCAAACTCTAGAGAGACTTCTGTCGCATCAGGGTATTCTGCAGCAGAGGGTTATGAGTCCACTCATTGTTGGGGAGTTATTTCAGATTTGCTTCTGAATTATGTTTAGTCATGGTTGGTGCATTTATCTGTGGCTTCAATTCAGAATTTTCCATCTCATGGTTTATCACATGGGGACTACACCCCATCACAGTGTCATCTTATTCCATTACATATCTTTTACTTTTTCCCAAATAATTAAATTGATTGGTTGGGAACCTGAACTGTATCCACTCAAGATGTGCAACAACTGAAAATCattgtacacttcaaatgggtgaatcttatggtatgtgaattaagCTGTTAAATGTGTGATGAACCATGGATGATTTGGTCCAGTGGCtctgaaatattttcagtataaAGACACTCCTTTACTGTCAAAACTTGGCAGATACTCAAGCACTGGCTTTTCAGGTCTCTTATAGTGATTGCGGGAGATTGTAGACTCTGGCCTGTTTAGTTGGCGAGTAATAGGTCTATTGGAGACGGTTTGGACATTCTGACCTTGTCTTATAATTATGTTGTCAGAGTAGAAGAGCAAGTAAACACATATGTCCCCTTTATATTCCTGAAATGTACAAAGCTCTCTACCCAAGAACCTGTCTTTTTTTCACCCTATGTTATCTCTGCTCTCTGACAAGTGGGAAAGCTCTCTGTGTGTTGGATAAGGGATCACTCCTTCAAACTCTCTTCCAAGCTCATCACGGAGAATCAGGGTTCTTTGGGAATGAGAAGACTATTTGGTTTTgataaaatacagagaaacagCGATCTTTATTACATAATGTGTTCATCACCCTCACTCCTAAGATACCTATCCAATACCTACATGCTGTTAATGAAACAAACTCTGGAAGTTTTTGGCGGATCTACAGTTttaacactttctttctttctttttttcacttgtaGCATTTTTTTAGCAGTCCTTTGATTCATTAACGGTGCTTAGGAAGAACAACATCtcgtttaaaaaagaaatatttcaaacacacagaaaagtatGGGGAATAATATTGAGTCCAGTCGGATCTCAACATTACCCCACAGCTATGTTAggtctgatttatttattcagaatattagaaaaactgcaaataggccgggcgtggtagctcacagttgtaatcccagcactttggaaggctgaggcgggtggatcacctgaggtcaggaagtttgagaccagcctggccaacatggtgaaaccccgtctctaccataaattaaaaaatgagctgggtgtgggggcacgtgcctgtaaccccagctactcgggaggctgaggcaggagaatcacttgaacccaggaggtgaaagttggagtgagctgagattgccttattgcactctaccctggccgagaagagtgaaactccatctcaaaaacaaaaacaaacaaaacacactatCAACAAGTCACAGCTGAAGCTGTCTGTGCCGCACTCAGCAATGCCTgcccgccctccctccctcctccacttaCAGCCAGTCACCTTaatttgatggctttttattCACATTCATGTTTGTATACATTTACCATTTACTTATtatccataaaatatatattcttcttttgcatgttttaaaattttatatgaacGGCCTCTGTAGTTAACTTTctgcatgcaattttttttttttcactcagcccTGATGTGTATGAGGGAACAAATGCCTGAGGATCTTTCTCAGGTAGCTGAGCTGAAAAGCAACTGGGCTTGGGGAGACCCTTTCCAGCCCCTTCCCATCTACTCACCCTGATTCCCACGGTTAGGGTCATTATCAAAATCATTCCCCTGGAAGTCTTCGGCCCGTTTATTACACAtgaaaggtgggagggtggccTTGAAACCTAGAAAGAAGCAAAATGTTTATTCCTTAAGAGACAAGCTTgggcctggtatggtggctcatgtctgtagtaccaacactttgggaggctaaggctggagaattgcttgaggccaggaattcaaggctgcagtaagctatgattgcactactgccctctagcctaggtgacagactgagactgactcaaaaaaaaaaaaaaaaaaaggaagagacaagCCGAGAGAAGGtagggtgggtgtgtgtggggtgggggtaggggggttGCCGGGATGCCACAGAGACAGTTGGGCTCATCAGAACAGAAGCCTAAGGGAGAGAAACGTGCAGGATCCAGGTATAAGCTCCACTGTGGccagtccctgccctcagcccTGACAGGATACAGAAGAGCAGAACACCCAGAAGCTGCCTTGCGATTTTTCCCTGCACAAAAGGAAAATGTGAGGTACTTTCTGCAGCCTAAGAAGTAGCCAAAGCAGGAAAAGGGATGCTCATGTGTCCCCAGACTTGTCTGTTCCTAGAACTTTCTGTTACCTAGTTTAGTCATAGCCTCATACTTTCTCTTCATATACACATAGAAGATTTTCTCTGAGGCTTTCATCTTTTCCCACTCTTCCTTAGAGAAGTATTTGGCAATATCATCGAaggcctacaaaaaaaaaaaaaaaaaaggaattatggcAGGGACTCAGCTAGGCATGTCTGCCATTCAGCTGGAGCCGCTTCCTGTGTGCTAGATCTGGGAACTGGGGATGATAATCCTTCCTGGTTGATGCCATGGCTAACTGACAGAACACGAGGGACCTTCCCTAGCTTCACCCCTGCCACACAGTAGGGCTTTAATGCTGCTGGCTGGCTCTCTTCCCACCTTCCAGAATGGACTGAGAGTCACCAGATGTAGTGCAAGGTCACAGACTTGTCTCCAGGGATGCTAGGTGATGACAGAGCGAGGGTGGGAGGCTCCCAAGGGTCCAGATCTCCCCCGAGACCCTGCTCCTTGTCTCCAGTATCTCTGTCCTCCCCTCCTCAGAAACCGGGTCACCCCACACTGTCCCCTGGGCCACTACTCTGCTCCCTCCAGGTCACCTCACCTTTTGGATCTTCTCTGGTATTTGAGCACCAACCGTGGGTCTCCTTGCAAAAGCGTCGTCTCCGTTCATGGCACCGGGAGCAGTCTGACCTGCAAGAGAAATAGCCTGAGTCTTTCCAGCCACAGCAGCTTTGATCCTGTGGAGGGAGAAATCAGTGAAGGCCGGCCACCCTCAGTCACCTGGAATCAGCTGCTGCATTTCTCCATCTGGGGCTTATCCGTCCCTGAGTAAGGATATGGGGAGAAATCAGATGAAAACAGGGAACCAGGGGTCTCTGGGAGAAGTATTGATAGGGAATGACAGGTTTCCTATGGGCAAAGCAGCCTTGAGTCTTTGGGAGGGGGTTGGCTAATGTTGTTAGTAGTTTCCCTGGAGCTAGGCTTACCCTGAAAGATGTACGGACCCTTGTTGGGGAGGCAGGGACATGACTGTGTAATTTTATTCAGTGGGGGCATGCTGACACCCCCACTCAATAAATAAAGGAAGGGAAGTTAGTCCCAGAGATAACATGGTCTCTTTGGCGATGGATCTGATCAGGCAGAGGGATGGGGGGTTCTGTTCTATTGAAGAGAAATGAGCATCGCTAATATGAACGTGTTCAGAGGCTATTACTCGGTGATTTGTAAATTATTAGAAGGAAGAGAGCTAGAATTTCTGAGACTACAAGAGCCCGCCATCACTTAGAGAGAATGTGGGGCATTTCAAGATGCAGCAAtcagccaggcaccgtggctcacgcctgtaatcccagcactttgggaggccgaggcgtgcaggtcgcttgagcccaggaggtcgagacccggctgggaaacacagcaaaacccccgtctacaaaatacacaaaaagttagctggggtTGGTGGAGCAGGCCTGtaccatcccagcactttggaaggccaaggtgggcggatcgccttagcccaggagcttgagaccaggctCGCAAACGTagcaaaaccatctctactaaaaaaaacaaacaaaatttagcaGAAGCggggtggtgcgcgcctgtagccCCAAGGCCTAGGcgagaggctcacttgagcccaggaggaaagATTTGAGTgagcttttttggtttttgttttttcagacagggtctcgctctgttgcccagtcgggagtgcactggcgtgatcatggctcactgcaacctccgcctcttaggtTCAGGCGATCCACCAGCTGTGGCTTccaaaagtgcagggattacaagtgtaagccaccgcacccggcccaaattTCTTAAGTTGCTACAGAGTTCCTAGGAAAAATCCCGTACCTGAAAAAGTTAGAAACTGACAGGAAAGATTTGAGATGGCGGCCTGCCTCATATACACTCCTTATTAAAACTAGATAGCAAATGCACCGCGGAGGAGGGGAGGGGTaggaagaatggaaaaagaaaatcagcctATGCTTACTCTGATTTTGGAAGAATCCAAAGAGAAAATCAGACCGTGCGTACTCTGAGTATGGAAGAATcgaaagagagagaaagtcagaGCATGCGTACTCTGAACTTAAAGTAGCCAATCCCAGGGGATGCTTTAGGCGGGAAAATTAGAGTCTCCACCCCCACTTTGAGAAGGTTTCGTCCCTGGAGCCGGGACTGATAGAAGCCACATCCGCTTTGCTTGTTCCGCCTACTGTTCTGACTTCTAATTGGCCAGATGGAGTTCACTAACTGCCCTGATTGGTCCATCATCCTTGGGCAGCGACATTGCAGAATAATGTCTCCTCCTCCAGCCACACCTTGTCGCCACTGCGAAAAAGTGGGTGGTCCTCAGGCGCCGTCAGATTTTGAACTCTCTGAAGACCGTTCCTGGATCTTGGGTTAAAAATCTGGATTCTAGTCTGAACTGTGGGAAGAAAAGAATAGTCAATCTGTGATTTTTCTACTTGAAAGACACGATGTTTTCCAAACTAGCACATTTGCGGAGGTTTGCTATACTTAGTCGTGGCTTTCATTCTTCAGTGGCTTCTATATCTGTTGCCACTGAAAAAACAGTCCAAGGCCCCGCAACCTCTGCTTACATTTTTGAAAGGGAATCTAAGTATGGTGCGCACAATTACCATCCTTTACCTGTAGCCCTGAAGAGAggaaaatgtatttacttatgGGATGTGATTGTGGTATTGGTTACATCTGCCTTGGCCAATCCTCCAGCCTCCgtcttgggactacaggcgcaaacCACCCTACCCccactaatattttttattttttgattttttaatagagaaggtttcgctgtgttggccaggctggtcttgacgtcgtgggctcaagcgatcctcccacctcggcctcgggactacaggcattcaccacccagcccacgctttttttttttttttttttttaagtagaaaccaggttttgctatgttggccgggctggtctcatcgtcctgggctcaagggatccttccgccATGGCcccgagactacaggcatgcaccaccctgcccacgcttttttttttttttttttttagtagaaaccgtgtttccctatgttggccaggccggcatcaagctcctggactcaagggatcctcccatctcaggactacagccatgcaccaccctgcccaagctattttttgttttgttttgtttcgttttagTGGAAACCGGGTttcgatatgttgcccaggctggcctcaacctctcaggctcagatgatgcttccacctcggcctcagaactataggcgtgtgccattCTAccctgcttatttatttatttatttatttatttatttatttatttattttttaggagagGCAGGCTTtcgctttgttggccaggctggtatcaaactcctgggctcaagcaatgctcccaccttggcctcaaaactacaggagtgagccaccccgcccacgc
It encodes:
- the LOC129135296 gene encoding protein SSX2 isoform X1, giving the protein MNGDDAFARRPTVGAQIPEKIQKAFDDIAKYFSKEEWEKMKASEKIFYVYMKRKYEAMTKLGFKATLPPFMCNKRAEDFQGNDFDNDPNRGNQVERPQMTFGRLQGISPKIMPKKPAEEGNDSEEVPEASGPQNDGKQLCPPGKPTTSEKIHERSGPKRREHAWTHRLRERKQLVIYEEISDPEEDDE
- the LOC129135296 gene encoding protein SSX2 isoform X2, which codes for MNGDDAFARRPTVGAQIPEKIQKAFDDIAKYFSKEEWEKMKASEKIFYVYMKRKYEAMTKLGFKATLPPFMCNKRAEDFQGNDFDNDPNRGNQVERPQMTFGRLQGISPKIMPKKPAEEGNDSEEVPEASGPQNDGKQLCPPGKPTTSEKIHERSGNREAQEKEERRGTAHRWSSQNTHNIGPKRREHAWTHRLRERKQLVIYEEISDPEEDDE